In Thalassophryne amazonica chromosome 4, fThaAma1.1, whole genome shotgun sequence, a genomic segment contains:
- the bcl7bb gene encoding B-cell CLL/lymphoma 7 protein family member B-B: MNHSSIKMSGRSGRAETRSRAKDDIKKVLAAIEKVRRWEKKWVTVGDTSLRIFKWVPVTETKQIYRTKSTSGDVRGLKDVVLENTNSLLDFTDENSNQSFMSDVYQPKMDNSSSNSSSQQVSPPHTSSLRTEDSQPPMLGQETVDDTVHSGHEGTDEPPTLIKEVLLSSGSARRSIANTQEELDESGAPPLKKICTGENSVLR, translated from the exons ATGAATCATAGCAGCATCAAGATGTCCGGACGATCAGGCCGAGCCGAGACCCGAAGCCGCGCTAAAGACGACATCAAAAAGGTGCTGGCGGCCATCGAGAAAGTGCGCAGATG GGAGAAGAAATGGGTGACGGTGGGTGACACCTCCTTACGCATATTCAAATGGGTGCCGGTGACAGAAACCAAGCAG ATATACCGCACCAAATCGACAAGTGGAGATGTACGAGGGCTGAAAGATGTGGTCTTGGAAAACACAAATTCTTTGCTGGATTTCACAG ATGAAAACAGCAACCAGAGCTTTATGTCTGATGTTTACCAGCCTAAGATGGATAACAGCAGCAGCAACTCCAGTTCACAGCAGGTCAGCCCCCCGCATACTTCCAGCCTCCGTACTGAAGACTCTCAGCCACCAATGCTGGGCCAGGAGACTGTGGATG ATACAGTTCATTCTGGACATGAAGGCACCGATGAGCCTCCTACTCTGATCAAGGAGGTCCTCCTTTCTTCGGGAAGTGCAAGAAGGAGCATCGCAAACACACAG GAAGAACTGGATGAATCAGGAGCACCACCTTTAAAGAAGATATGCACAGGAGAAAACTCTGTTCTGAGATAG